The DNA sequence AGCATGATCatttatacataatttatcttctttagaaattttaattttatttctaattttcaatcatttattttagttttagatatataaaaatttaattatattctaaGTGAAGATAATGCACTAAGTGACACATTAAAAAGAAGAACtgtataaaaaattttgtgGTTAAAATATCCGTACATTCTTCCTCCCATAagtatatgaataaaatatacttattaaataatatagcttcaaatttaataatgttatGGTCATGGTCTGGACGATTTACTTGACCTTGATacctaaattatttttttattgacgTATTCCATTGTCTCTACAGATTGTACgtcaaaatatcataaaataataagtttGTCACTTACCAAAACAATGACTCGGTCAAtacattcttcatcttttgaaaattgaaacttacGGCACGAATTTAAATACATGTGAATAAGATTGAGAAAGAaacaatatactattaaaaatatcacagaATCCTTCAATTAAATACTTCCTTACATaggaatatataatttaaagatcgatcaaaataaaaataatcgtTATATTTAAAGGacagaaaaaggaaatcagcatgattaaatattctaGTCAATTATCTCATTAAGTAGACCCAGAAAATATTCAGCCATCTTGGGTAACCTATCGTCGATGTCgcattattaaattgaataaagattGGATAAGCACTCAAAATTCAGAATTCAGAAATCAACCGTtgaaaatactccataaattaataggcagaataatatttataaattgggAAGCCATACATGATTCttaaaaacaacaaacacacacttaaaactcttattatcaaaaccaaaaaatcatgaaaactCCTTCAAACTCAACTCTTTcgttctttcttcttctcataTTATCATCAACTTTGGGAGCTTTTGCTGACAAACAAGACAAGTTCCTTCGATGTCTCACCTATCAATTCAAGAACTTCTCCTCCATTTCCAATGATGTTTTCACTCCTTCAAACACCTCTTACACTTCCATCCTCCAATTCTCCATCCACAACCCTAGATTCGCATCGGAATCCACTCCTAAACCGCAAGTGATCATAACCCCAGAGCACGAATCCCAGATCCCGCCTATCATACGTTGTGCCAGAAAAACTGGTGTGGAAATCAGAACTCGGAGTGGTGGCCATGACACGGAGGGATTGTCTTATGTGTCACAAGTCCCGTTTGTGATCATCGATTTGATCAATCTCAGCGAAGTCAAAGTCAACGTGGATGACAAAACAGCGTGGATCGAAGCAGGTGCAACCACCGGTACCGTATACTACAGGATTGCAGAAAAGAGCCCTACTCTTGGGTTTCCGGGGGCTATTTTCACTACCGTCGGTGTCGGTGGCCACTACAGTGGAGGAGGCTACGGCGCAATGATGAGAAAACACGGCCTGGCCGCAGATAACGTTATCGATGCAAGAATAATCGACGTGCATGGGAGAATTCTGGACAGAAAATCAATGGGAGAGGATCTGTTCTGGGCGATCAGAGGCGGTGGAGGTGCCAGTTTTGGCGTGATCACTGCCTGGAAAGTGCAACTAGTGGACGTTCTAGAAACAGTCACTGTCTTCTCAATCACCAGAAGCGTGGAAGAACAGAACGGCACTGAGCTATGGCACCGCTGGCAATACGTAGCTCCTAAAGCCGAAAAAGATCTATTTGTCGCTGTCATCGTATTAAAGGTCAACACGACGGTCCAAGTCAACTTCTTCTCAGTGTTCCAAGGCGGCGCTGACAGATTAGTTTCATACATGCAAGAAATCTTCCCAGAGTTAGGGCTAGTGAGAGAAGACTGCACAGAAATGAGCTGGATCCAATCCACCCTATTTAGCAGCCAATTGCCAATTGATCCACTAGATACTCTGCTCAACCGGACTGAGCCCGGTCGGAGGCAGTTCAAAGCCAAGTCGGATTATGTCCGGACACCCATTCCTTTAAACGTGTTTAAAGGCATGGTGAGTATGTTACGCAAACCGGAAGCATCAGACGAGACGATATACTACACGGTGCCATATGGTGGAAGAATGGATGAAATATCGGAATCAGAGACTCCGTTTCCTCACAGAGCTGGCGCACTCTACATGCTTTCTAGTGTGGCTTCTTGGCAAAACTCTGAGGCTGCGGATGCAGAGAAATATATAAGCTGGGCTCGAAGGTATTACGAGTACATGACTCCTTACGTCTCGAGCTCGCCCAGGGAAGCGTATTTCAACTACAGAGACCTCGATATTGGAGTGAATAACCGCAATGGGAAGACGAGTTATGCACATGCCAGTGTTTGGGGGAGGAAATATTACAAGGATAATTTCGATCGTCTTGTTCGGGTGAAGACCGTTGTTGATCCGACCAATTTCTTCAAGAATGAACAGAGCATTCCGCCGTTGCATTCTAGGTGGACTTAGAAGCAAGTATAGGCAACTAGTTCTTATATTGTACTTTAAACtgattaattttcaaaataaatgttagATTTTTCAAATTGTGAAATGTATATTTGAGTCATCTTTTCATTGCAGATCAATCAATAATGACATGTgttaaatactactaatatactGCATTATTAATCATGAGTGGTGAATGTGTTGGTCttgattaaattgaaaaaaaaaatgttttacttAGGCCTTTTGTGATGGTGGGCTCAAATTAAATCCCTAACCTATTCATAAATTCGTAACCCACTAGCTATAATATGTAGACCAACCAATTCAACAATTGGGCCCAGTCTTTATTTTATCCTCTTTAGTCCTATGAACTATTTTCCATCATCAGCCCacacatataatttattaggCTTAAGATATTGATTGGCTTCTTGGGCTACCTTGGgcccaaaataaaacatgtgTTTTAGGCCCATAAGGataaaatcatactccctccgtccttgaaaatttgtcacttatttcaaattttttccgtccccaaaaatttgttacgtttcacttttaccatttttggtagtggaccgaCCCCACATTAtactaactcatttccacccatcttttatttataaaactaatatataaatgtatgactcatattccattaaattttcaactctctttctattgtatttcttaaaatatgtggCGGGTCAAATAGTGATAAATTATTAGAATGGAGTGAATAATAGTCTATCTATCCCAATATTCATTGATCAAAACATCGGTTGAATTTGATGTACTTTGTAGCTAGTTTGAAAAGTATTTTGACCAaagtaattttgtttaatttaagtgatttaaaaagtatttatacactatttttcatcatttgacgatgaatatgatttttttttctttgtactTGTGGCATAtctatcttttatttttaaaactaaaattttaaggATTGTGTTAGAGTTGATACGACCTCCAAACTTTGAAGTAAGACATTAATCACTCTACCTCTATATGAACACTCatgtctatattttattttgattcatcaatttttatgGTGATATTACTACATAATTTATCATACGAGAAAATGAGTGAGTTTAATGCAAACACCGTGCACACACAACATAATTAAGTAACTAGTAATATGCTATCATGTTATTTGCATATGTCACACACAAAATTCATCTTGTGCCAGCTACTACATCGACAACGATAGGTTGCAAGTAATACTTTTTTATCCTAATTAAACAAATGGTCCAAATAAGTGACTAAGAAATGACCAAGAAACCTACACACTTGTGGAAATAACATTCCAAGTAGACTGCTGGTGTGAGCCGCCAAATATATACTCtatataataaacaattataataaataaaaattactacctAATTctcttaaaaaatgaaaatcaaataaggcTGCACTACATGTTTGAACAATGAGTAACTATTAGTACTTCAATACTAACATAAagcaattaaataaacaaaactaaCACTAACTTCCAAGCCTCATATTCttataaatagaaacttcCATCCCAACTGCCATACAAACCATCATCTTCTAACACAGTCACTAACCATGAAGACTCCTTCCATCCCATCCCTCTCACTCACTCTCCTCCTCATCTTCACGTGCACCTCGGCAGCTTCTGCCAATGCGCACGAGGATTTCCTGACATGCCTCTCACACGAGTCCATGAACAACACCTACTTCGCCAACGACGTCCACTCCACCGCTAGCTCGTCCTTCGATTCCGTCCTCCAGTTTTCCATCCGAAACCTGAGGTTCGCGTCAGAATCCACTCCCAAGCCGCAGGTGATCATAACCCCAGAGCACGAATCCCAGATCCCACCTGTCATATACTGCGCCAAGCAATATGGTGTCGAGATCAGAGTCCGAAGCGGTGGCCATGACTTGGAGGGATTGTCCTATGTCTCTCAAAATCAGTTTGTGATCATAGATTTGATCAACATGAGTGAAATCAACGTTAACGTCGAGGAGAAAACCGCGTGGGTCCAATCCGGCGCGACGCTCGGTACTTTATACTACAGGATCGCGGAAAAGAGCTCCACGCTAGCGTACCCTGCCGGCCTCTGCCCAACCGTGGGCGTAGGCGGGCAGTTCAGCGGAGGCGGCGAAGGCACATTGCTGCGCAAATACGGCCTTGCCGCCGATAACGTTATTGACGCGAGAATAATCGACGTCAACGGCAAAATCATGGACAGGAAATTAATGGGCGAAGATCTGTTCTGGGCGATCagaggcggcggaggcgcCAGCTTCGGCGTGATCGTTTCCTGGAAAGTCCAGTTAGTGGACGTTCCAGAAAAAGTCACTGTGTTCACAGTAAACAGGGCACTGGAACAGAACGCAACTCAGTTGATACAACGCTGGCAGGAAGTGGCGCCAAAGCTAGACAGGGATTTATTCATtggaatattcttttttgggcTGACCGCCGCCCAAACCGGGGCAAACCCGACAATTCTCgcctctttcttctctctcttcctcgGGGAGGTCGACAGACTCCTCCCCATACTGGAAGAGAGATTCCCTGAGCTGGGCGTCAGAAAAGAAGACTGCTCAGAAATGAGCTGGATCGAATCGACCGTGTACTTCGCCACGGCCCCCATCATCCCGCCACCCGAGCCACTTCCGCTCGAGTTTCTTCTAAACCGGACCCAACCCGGTCTGAGACTCCTAAAAATGAAATCCGACTACGCGGTGAAGCCAATCTCTGCAGAGGCTCTAGAAGGCCTCTACACTCAATTCTACGAGCCCGAGGCGGCCGAGTCCTTCGAGCTCATGCTCCCATACGGCGGAAGGATGGCGGAGATCTCAGAATCCGCCATCCCTTTCCCTCATAGGAGCGCTTACATGTTCAAAGTTGCTTTAACAGTGGCCTGGGAGGAAAGTTTGGCTCATGATTCTGTAAAGTACATCAGCTGGAGCAGAAGGTACCACAGTTACATGACTCCCTATGTTTCGAAGAATCCGAGGGCGACGTACTATAATAACAGAGATCTCGACATTGGAGTGAACAACGTTGATGGGAACACGAGCTACGCGCAGGCTAGTGCTTGGGGAATTAAGTATTTTGGGGATAATTTCGATCGTCTTGTTCGGGTGAAAAGCGTGGTTGATCCGCACAATTTCTTCAAGAACGAACAGAGCATTCCGCCTTGCAGTAAGAAAGaagattgagaattgagatgatTTGttacatttgaattttttttttctggtaATAATGA is a window from the Salvia hispanica cultivar TCC Black 2014 chromosome 1, UniMelb_Shisp_WGS_1.0, whole genome shotgun sequence genome containing:
- the LOC125202521 gene encoding tetrahydrocannabinolic acid synthase-like, translating into MKTPSNSTLSFFLLLILSSTLGAFADKQDKFLRCLTYQFKNFSSISNDVFTPSNTSYTSILQFSIHNPRFASESTPKPQVIITPEHESQIPPIIRCARKTGVEIRTRSGGHDTEGLSYVSQVPFVIIDLINLSEVKVNVDDKTAWIEAGATTGTVYYRIAEKSPTLGFPGAIFTTVGVGGHYSGGGYGAMMRKHGLAADNVIDARIIDVHGRILDRKSMGEDLFWAIRGGGGASFGVITAWKVQLVDVLETVTVFSITRSVEEQNGTELWHRWQYVAPKAEKDLFVAVIVLKVNTTVQVNFFSVFQGGADRLVSYMQEIFPELGLVREDCTEMSWIQSTLFSSQLPIDPLDTLLNRTEPGRRQFKAKSDYVRTPIPLNVFKGMVSMLRKPEASDETIYYTVPYGGRMDEISESETPFPHRAGALYMLSSVASWQNSEAADAEKYISWARRYYEYMTPYVSSSPREAYFNYRDLDIGVNNRNGKTSYAHASVWGRKYYKDNFDRLVRVKTVVDPTNFFKNEQSIPPLHSRWT
- the LOC125216776 gene encoding tetrahydrocannabinolic acid synthase-like — translated: MKTPSIPSLSLTLLLIFTCTSAASANAHEDFLTCLSHESMNNTYFANDVHSTASSSFDSVLQFSIRNLRFASESTPKPQVIITPEHESQIPPVIYCAKQYGVEIRVRSGGHDLEGLSYVSQNQFVIIDLINMSEINVNVEEKTAWVQSGATLGTLYYRIAEKSSTLAYPAGLCPTVGVGGQFSGGGEGTLLRKYGLAADNVIDARIIDVNGKIMDRKLMGEDLFWAIRGGGGASFGVIVSWKVQLVDVPEKVTVFTVNRALEQNATQLIQRWQEVAPKLDRDLFIGIFFFGLTAAQTGANPTILASFFSLFLGEVDRLLPILEERFPELGVRKEDCSEMSWIESTVYFATAPIIPPPEPLPLEFLLNRTQPGLRLLKMKSDYAVKPISAEALEGLYTQFYEPEAAESFELMLPYGGRMAEISESAIPFPHRSAYMFKVALTVAWEESLAHDSVKYISWSRRYHSYMTPYVSKNPRATYYNNRDLDIGVNNVDGNTSYAQASAWGIKYFGDNFDRLVRVKSVVDPHNFFKNEQSIPPCSKKED